The Pseudobacteroides sp. region TCCAACAGGGTAATTGAAAAAATTGATTATCCCTTTGAAAACGACCGACAGGCTATAGGTAAGTGGGAAAGCATAGGAAGAGTGGATGATATGGATAGCTTTAATCCTGCCAAGAATCGATACATAACAAGTTATCCCCAATTAGAAAAAATAAACATAATGACTGGCGGCAAAACAGACGCTTCATATATAAGCTGGACCCGGAACATGCTTGTAAACCACAGGCTGTCTACGGTTAATCCATATAATATAAGGACTTATAACGGTATAAAATACATGTTTGTGGAGTGGAAAAACGAAGAGTTTGTATATGAACATATTAAACCGTTTTATCTGGTCTTGCAGCAAAAATAATAAGACGTTAAATTGATAAGGTTGTAATCTGATTAATCTCACTATCACTAATTTTAGAGGGGGAGAAAAAATGTTAAAAACTGAACCTAAATTGACAAATATGCAGCAAAAAATTGCATGCCTCATAGCAAAGGGGTATACAAACTATCAAATAGCAAGTGTATTAGAAATTGCCGAAGGAACCGTAAATGCACATATACATAATATATTCAATAAATTTAGGTTCCATAATAGGGCTCAGATTGCAGTTCTTGCATATGAGAAACAAAT contains the following coding sequences:
- a CDS encoding response regulator transcription factor, with protein sequence MLKTEPKLTNMQQKIACLIAKGYTNYQIASVLEIAEGTVNAHIHNIFNKFRFHNRAQIAVLAYEKQIID